CCTTCTCACGCTGTTCGCGTTGGTGGGCCTGCCGCTGGCCATCTTCGGCGTGCTGGCCGAGGACGTATGGGACGAGGGCGGGCTGGCGTGGGACGAACCGATCCTTCGCTGGGCACACGCCCATGGCACCCCGGGCCGCGACGCCGCGATGGATTTCGTCAGCGACATCGGGTACTCCTACGGGGTGATCCCCCTAGCGTTCGTGATTTTCATCGCGCTGCTGGTGGTGCGCCGCCGCGGCAACGCGCTGTTCTTTGCCGTGGCCATGGCCGGCACGGGCGCGCTGAACCAGGGCGCCAAGCTGTTCTTCCGCCGCGACCGGCCGGATCTGTGGCTTTCTCCCTCACCTGCGCCGGAGCACACGTACAGCTTTCCCAGTGGGCACGCGATGGGGAGCATGGCGCTCGTCGCCGCGCTGGCGGTGCTGGCGTGGCCCACGCGGTGGCGCCGGTGGCCCATCATCGTGGGCGGTGCGTTCACCTTGCTGGTGGGCTTCTCGCGCGTGTACCTGGGCGTGCACTATCCGTCGGACGTGGCGGCCGGATGGTGCGCGTCGCTGGGATGGGTGCTGGGGCTCAGCCAGATCGCGTACGGCCGGGCGGGCAAGCCGTCGCCCCGCGCCACCCCCGCCGCCGCCGGCCCAGACCCGGTGGAGGAACCCGCGCCGGCGGGCCCCGCCGGGGGCGACTGAAGTCGCGGCTGGAACAGCACAAAGTCCGCATGCGCGGACTGCACGCGTAGTCGAGCGTGCGAGGCATGCGGGCGAATGAATTCGCTGCAACAACCACACGATGTCCACCTGCGTGGACTGGCCTGCCGGGTTGTGGGTTGCAGCATGCGGCGCGCCCGGTGCTCCGTGCAGTTCTCCCCTCTCCGCATG
This DNA window, taken from Longimicrobium sp., encodes the following:
- a CDS encoding phosphatase PAP2 family protein encodes the protein LLTLFALVGLPLAIFGVLAEDVWDEGGLAWDEPILRWAHAHGTPGRDAAMDFVSDIGYSYGVIPLAFVIFIALLVVRRRGNALFFAVAMAGTGALNQGAKLFFRRDRPDLWLSPSPAPEHTYSFPSGHAMGSMALVAALAVLAWPTRWRRWPIIVGGAFTLLVGFSRVYLGVHYPSDVAAGWCASLGWVLGLSQIAYGRAGKPSPRATPAAAGPDPVEEPAPAGPAGGD